A genome region from Pirellulales bacterium includes the following:
- a CDS encoding MoxR family ATPase codes for MTPAKSAQIGQSDLKAAEELTSAFNKMKEQLARVIVGQDEVVKQVLIALFCQGHCVLEGVPGLAKTLMISNIARLMSLSFRRIQFTPDLMPSDITGTEILDEEEGTGRRRMRFVKGPIFCNILLGDEINRTPPKTQAALLQAMQEYKVTTAGEDFSLERPFLVLGTQNPIEQEGTYPLPEAQLDRFMFKILVQYPSFDEELAIAEATTSGDMPTLQPVLDRAVILQLQQTVRKVLIGRSVSGYAVSLVRATRPGSPETPDFVNKYLTWGAGTRACQSLLLGAKANALLDGRVHVSTEDIRYVARPVLRHRLVTSFTAESDGVTPDHIVEKLFESVREPE; via the coding sequence ATGACTCCGGCGAAATCGGCCCAGATCGGCCAATCCGATCTTAAGGCAGCCGAAGAACTGACCAGCGCCTTTAACAAGATGAAGGAGCAGCTTGCCCGCGTGATCGTCGGGCAGGACGAGGTCGTCAAGCAGGTGCTGATCGCCCTGTTTTGCCAGGGTCACTGCGTGCTGGAAGGCGTGCCGGGGCTGGCCAAGACCTTGATGATCTCGAACATCGCCCGGCTGATGTCGCTCAGTTTCCGCCGCATTCAATTTACGCCCGACCTGATGCCATCGGACATCACGGGCACGGAAATCCTCGACGAAGAAGAGGGCACCGGCCGGCGGCGGATGCGGTTCGTAAAGGGGCCGATCTTTTGCAACATCCTGCTCGGCGACGAAATCAATCGCACGCCGCCCAAGACGCAGGCCGCGCTGTTGCAAGCGATGCAGGAGTATAAGGTCACGACGGCCGGCGAAGATTTTTCGCTGGAGCGGCCGTTTCTGGTGCTGGGCACGCAAAACCCGATCGAGCAGGAGGGAACGTATCCGTTGCCCGAAGCCCAGCTCGACCGCTTCATGTTCAAAATCCTGGTGCAGTATCCCAGCTTCGACGAAGAGCTGGCCATCGCCGAGGCGACGACCAGCGGCGATATGCCGACGTTGCAGCCGGTGCTCGACCGGGCGGTGATCCTGCAGTTGCAGCAGACCGTGCGGAAGGTGTTGATCGGCCGCAGCGTGTCGGGATACGCCGTCAGCCTGGTCCGGGCCACGCGGCCCGGCTCGCCGGAAACGCCCGATTTCGTGAATAAGTATCTCACCTGGGGCGCCGGCACCCGCGCTTGCCAATCGTTGTTGTTGGGTGCTAAAGCCAACGCCTTGCTCGACGGCCGCGTTCACGTCTCGACGGAAGACATTCGCTACGTCGCCCGGCCCGTGCTGCGGCACCGGCTCGTTACCAGTTTCACCGCCGAGAGCGACGGTGTTACGCCGGACCACATCGTTGAGAAGCTGTTCGAGTCGGTTCGCGAGCCGGAATAA
- a CDS encoding ATP-binding protein, translated as MATELWPWKADLVIPSETGAGKRVLDDVLEQLAAHDWSEHDVHSVHLALEEALVNAIRHGNRSDPDKRVFISCKISPERLWIQIRDEGAGFKPEDVPDPTDEEHIEIPSGRGIMLMRAFMSRVEYNDVGNCVEMEKQRLAR; from the coding sequence ATGGCAACCGAACTTTGGCCTTGGAAAGCCGATCTGGTCATTCCCAGCGAAACCGGGGCAGGCAAGCGGGTCTTGGACGACGTGCTCGAACAGCTCGCCGCCCACGACTGGTCGGAGCACGACGTCCACAGCGTACATTTGGCGCTGGAGGAAGCACTGGTCAACGCCATTCGCCACGGCAACCGCTCCGACCCTGACAAGCGGGTGTTCATCTCCTGCAAGATTTCGCCCGAACGGCTCTGGATTCAGATTCGCGACGAGGGGGCCGGCTTCAAGCCGGAAGACGTGCCCGACCCCACCGACGAGGAGCACATTGAAATCCCGTCTGGCCGGGGCATCATGCTGATGCGGGCCTTCATGTCGCGCGTTGAATACAATGACGTCGGCAACTGCGTCGAAATGGAAAAGCAACGCCTGGCGAGGTAG
- a CDS encoding DUF58 domain-containing protein, giving the protein MPNRYFDPEGLARVGHMEFVARQVVEGFLTGRHRSPYHGFSVEYLDHRAYTPGDELRTLDWKILARNDRYFVKLFEDETNLRAYILLDCSNSMAFQSGKISKLQYGSYFAAALTYLLLRQNDAVGLTLFDNSVRLHMPAKARPTQFRRVLDLLEKTEPGGDTNVGSVLHEVAERIKRRGLVIVISDLIDREESIASGLQHFRHNHHEVVVFHVMDDAELTFPYDRLTRFKDMEGAGRVVANPKSLRARYLSRINAFTERVKRDCLERRIDYNLINTKQPYDVSLAVCLDKRSRMG; this is encoded by the coding sequence ATGCCTAACCGCTACTTCGATCCCGAAGGTCTGGCACGCGTCGGCCACATGGAATTTGTGGCCCGGCAGGTGGTCGAAGGCTTTCTGACCGGCCGGCATCGCAGTCCGTATCACGGCTTTTCCGTCGAGTATCTGGACCACCGGGCCTACACGCCAGGCGACGAGCTGCGCACGCTCGACTGGAAGATTCTGGCCCGAAACGACCGCTACTTCGTCAAACTGTTCGAAGACGAGACGAATCTTCGGGCATATATTCTGCTCGATTGCTCGAACTCGATGGCCTTTCAGAGCGGCAAGATCAGCAAACTGCAATACGGCAGTTATTTCGCCGCGGCCCTCACCTACCTCCTGTTACGGCAGAACGATGCGGTTGGCCTGACGCTGTTCGACAACAGCGTGCGGCTGCACATGCCGGCCAAAGCGCGGCCGACACAATTCCGCCGCGTGCTCGATTTACTGGAAAAGACCGAGCCGGGCGGCGACACGAACGTCGGATCGGTGCTGCACGAAGTGGCCGAAAGGATCAAGCGCCGCGGCCTGGTGATCGTGATCAGCGACCTGATCGACAGAGAGGAGTCGATCGCCAGCGGTCTGCAACACTTCCGCCACAATCATCACGAGGTGGTGGTGTTTCACGTGATGGACGATGCCGAACTGACCTTCCCTTACGACCGGCTGACGCGATTCAAAGACATGGAAGGCGCCGGACGCGTGGTGGCCAATCCCAAGAGCCTGCGGGCACGCTACCTGTCGCGGATCAACGCCTTCACCGAGCGGGTGAAACGCGACTGCCTGGAGCGCCGCATCGACTACAATCTGATCAACACCAAGCAGCCCTACGACGTTTCGCTGGCGGTGTGCTTGGATAAGCGGTCACGGATGGGGTAA
- the pheT gene encoding phenylalanine--tRNA ligase subunit beta, which produces MIVSWNWLKDYVALDVPATEVERRLMMAGLNHESTQPVGDDLAIDLEITSNRPDCLGHLGIAREIAVLFERRLQLPPAAPEESKSAVASLIQVSLECPRHCYRYTVRVVRGVKVGPSPTWLARRLATIGIATINNVVDVTNYVLMECGQPLHAFDLARLAGRRIVVREGREGETLLAIDHKTYPTGAGVCVIADAEQPVGIGGVMGGAETEVTQATTELLIESAEFAPLSIRNTARRLGLHSDSSYRFERGLDPEGVDWASRRASELILDLAGGELAAGVIDVGRPPPRREPIVLRLAQLPRILGIHVAAGEVRRILEALGNAVRAADERQVEVVPPSWRRDLTREIDLIEEVARIHGYDAIPEDVSVPMSPSAERKQDRVLGRVRQALTALGYDEALTLSAVEEGWSAAFSPWTDAPPLISPTPILRRADRLRRSLVPSLLGVRRTNESVANPTIELFEIANVYLPRPDSLPDEQVMLALTSGGDFFAVKGAIEATLGALAVPAGLEVRDFKHPLLSSGRAVELWLAGARLAIVGELSAAGRKEFELRGTATVAELRLAPLVDLAGLVPRYREVPATPAISRDLNLEIKETVRWSDVASTVREAAGSVLEQLAFKDIYRNDELVRQGEKRLLFSVTLRDPQATLTGAQADAIRERIVAACSQRFGARLQAS; this is translated from the coding sequence GTGATCGTCTCTTGGAATTGGCTTAAAGATTACGTCGCCCTCGATGTGCCGGCGACTGAGGTCGAACGGCGGCTGATGATGGCCGGGCTCAACCATGAGTCGACGCAGCCCGTCGGCGACGACCTGGCGATTGACCTGGAAATAACCAGCAATCGGCCCGACTGCCTGGGTCACTTGGGCATTGCCCGTGAGATCGCGGTGCTGTTCGAGCGTCGGCTGCAGCTTCCGCCCGCGGCGCCAGAAGAATCGAAATCGGCCGTCGCCTCGCTGATCCAGGTGTCGTTGGAGTGTCCGCGGCATTGCTATCGCTACACGGTCCGAGTGGTGCGGGGCGTGAAGGTCGGCCCGAGTCCCACCTGGCTGGCCCGGCGGCTGGCGACGATCGGCATCGCCACGATCAACAACGTGGTCGACGTGACCAATTATGTGCTGATGGAGTGCGGGCAGCCGCTGCACGCCTTCGATCTGGCCAGGCTGGCGGGCCGGCGGATTGTGGTCCGCGAGGGCCGCGAAGGCGAGACGCTGCTGGCTATCGATCATAAGACTTACCCCACCGGCGCCGGCGTGTGCGTGATCGCCGACGCCGAGCAGCCCGTCGGCATCGGCGGCGTCATGGGCGGGGCCGAGACTGAGGTGACGCAGGCCACGACCGAGCTGTTGATCGAGAGCGCCGAGTTCGCCCCGCTCTCGATTCGCAACACGGCCCGGCGGCTCGGTCTGCACAGCGATTCGTCGTATCGCTTCGAGCGCGGCCTCGATCCCGAGGGCGTCGATTGGGCCAGCCGCCGCGCGTCCGAGCTGATTCTGGATTTGGCCGGAGGCGAACTGGCTGCGGGCGTCATCGATGTCGGCCGCCCGCCGCCGCGGCGAGAGCCGATCGTGCTGCGACTGGCCCAATTGCCCCGCATTCTGGGCATCCACGTCGCTGCCGGCGAAGTGCGGCGAATTCTCGAGGCGCTGGGCAACGCGGTGCGCGCGGCCGACGAGCGGCAGGTCGAAGTCGTTCCTCCAAGCTGGCGGCGCGATCTCACGCGCGAGATCGACCTGATCGAAGAGGTGGCCCGCATTCACGGCTACGACGCGATCCCCGAAGACGTAAGCGTGCCCATGTCGCCTTCGGCCGAGCGAAAGCAAGACCGCGTGTTGGGCCGAGTGCGGCAGGCGCTGACGGCGCTGGGTTACGACGAGGCGTTGACGCTCAGCGCGGTCGAGGAGGGATGGTCGGCGGCTTTCAGTCCCTGGACCGATGCGCCGCCGTTGATATCGCCCACGCCGATCTTGCGTCGGGCCGACCGGCTGCGCCGCAGCCTGGTGCCCAGCTTGCTCGGCGTCCGGCGGACCAACGAGAGCGTGGCGAACCCGACGATCGAGCTGTTCGAGATCGCCAATGTGTATTTGCCGCGACCGGACAGCCTGCCCGACGAACAGGTCATGCTGGCGCTGACTAGCGGCGGCGATTTTTTCGCGGTCAAGGGTGCGATCGAGGCCACGCTCGGCGCGTTGGCCGTGCCAGCGGGACTGGAAGTGCGGGATTTCAAGCACCCGCTCTTGTCGTCCGGCCGCGCGGTGGAGCTGTGGCTCGCGGGCGCGCGATTGGCGATCGTGGGAGAGCTGTCGGCCGCCGGCCGGAAGGAGTTCGAGCTGCGCGGCACGGCGACCGTTGCCGAGCTGCGGCTGGCGCCGCTGGTCGACCTGGCGGGGCTCGTGCCCCGCTACCGCGAAGTGCCCGCGACGCCCGCGATCAGCCGCGACCTGAACCTGGAGATCAAGGAAACGGTGCGATGGTCCGACGTGGCCTCGACCGTGCGCGAAGCGGCGGGCAGCGTTCTGGAACAGCTCGCGTTCAAAGACATCTACCGCAACGACGAGCTTGTGCGGCAGGGCGAAAAGCGGCTGCTGTTCAGCGTGACGCTGCGCGATCCGCAGGCGACGCTGACCGGCGCCCAGGCCGACGCCATTCGGGAGCGGATTGTCGCGGCGTGTAGCCAGCGCTTCGGCGCACGGCTGCAAGCTTCGTAA
- a CDS encoding STAS domain-containing protein, with translation MAAHRRLEVSEVGDVTVVRFVDRKILDEASIQELGTELFQLVEQENRGKLVLNFSKVDFLSSAALGKLITLDKKVKARSGKLKLSNIRPEIYEVFAITKLNKLFDIKDDEADALAAF, from the coding sequence ATGGCTGCACATCGGCGGCTTGAAGTCTCGGAGGTGGGCGACGTCACCGTCGTGCGGTTCGTGGACCGTAAGATCCTCGACGAAGCCAGCATTCAGGAGTTGGGCACCGAGCTGTTTCAGCTCGTCGAGCAGGAAAACCGCGGCAAGCTGGTTTTGAACTTCTCCAAGGTCGATTTCCTTTCCAGTGCCGCCTTGGGCAAGCTGATCACGCTCGACAAGAAAGTCAAAGCCCGATCGGGCAAACTCAAACTAAGCAACATCCGGCCTGAAATCTACGAAGTCTTCGCCATCACGAAGTTGAACAAATTGTTCGACATCAAGGACGACGAAGCCGACGCCTTGGCGGCGTTTTAG
- a CDS encoding cis-3-hydroxy-L-proline dehydratase codes for MKITKISAYRVELPLHEGSYKWSGGKSVEVFDSTVVHVDTDAGISGCGEVCPLGPFYLPAYAAGCRTGIAELAPHLIGENPLELGRLNRRMDAAMKGHAYVKSAIDIACWDILGKATGQPVSTLLGGRFGEDVVLYRAISQESPDEMAAKVAKYRGEGYRRFQLKVGGDPDVDIERIRAAAAQLQAGDRLVADANTGWLPHEAMRVLRAVRDVDVYIEQPCLSYEECLAVRRHTDHPFVLDEVIDGVDVLLRGRADLAMDVVNIKISKFGGLTKARQARDLCVSLGIAMTIEDSWGGDIVTAAIAHLAHSTPPEFLFTSTDFNSYVTVSIAEGAPQRIGGRMAASTAPGLGIKPRSEVLGGPLVEVE; via the coding sequence ATGAAAATCACCAAAATCTCCGCCTACCGCGTCGAGCTGCCACTGCACGAAGGGAGCTACAAATGGTCGGGCGGCAAGTCGGTGGAGGTGTTCGATAGCACGGTCGTGCATGTCGATACCGACGCGGGTATCAGCGGCTGCGGCGAAGTTTGCCCGCTGGGTCCGTTCTATTTGCCCGCCTACGCCGCCGGCTGCCGCACGGGCATTGCCGAGCTGGCGCCGCACTTGATCGGCGAAAACCCGCTGGAGCTGGGCCGGCTCAATCGCCGCATGGACGCCGCGATGAAAGGCCACGCCTACGTCAAGTCGGCCATCGACATCGCCTGCTGGGACATTCTGGGCAAGGCCACCGGGCAACCGGTCTCGACCCTGCTCGGCGGTCGCTTCGGCGAAGATGTTGTGCTCTATCGGGCAATCTCGCAGGAGTCGCCCGACGAAATGGCGGCCAAAGTCGCCAAGTATCGCGGCGAAGGTTATCGCCGCTTTCAGCTCAAAGTCGGCGGCGACCCCGACGTCGATATCGAGCGGATTCGCGCGGCCGCCGCCCAACTCCAAGCCGGCGACCGCTTGGTGGCCGACGCCAACACCGGCTGGCTGCCGCACGAGGCAATGCGTGTGCTCCGGGCGGTGCGCGACGTCGACGTCTACATCGAGCAGCCCTGCCTGAGCTACGAGGAGTGTCTCGCCGTGCGGCGGCACACCGACCATCCGTTTGTGCTCGACGAAGTGATCGACGGCGTCGACGTGCTGTTGCGCGGGCGGGCCGACCTGGCGATGGACGTGGTGAACATCAAGATCAGCAAATTCGGCGGGCTGACAAAAGCCCGGCAGGCGCGCGACCTGTGCGTGTCGCTGGGCATCGCGATGACCATCGAAGATAGCTGGGGCGGCGACATCGTGACGGCCGCCATCGCCCACCTGGCCCACAGCACGCCGCCGGAATTCCTGTTCACCAGCACCGATTTCAACAGCTACGTCACCGTCAGCATCGCCGAAGGCGCCCCGCAACGTATTGGCGGCCGCATGGCGGCGAGTACCGCACCTGGCTTGGGAATCAAGCCGCGGTCCGAGGTCTTGGGCGGGCCGCTCGTTGAGGTGGAATAG